In Diachasmimorpha longicaudata isolate KC_UGA_2023 chromosome 7, iyDiaLong2, whole genome shotgun sequence, the following proteins share a genomic window:
- the LOC135164841 gene encoding histone-arginine methyltransferase METTL23 — translation MPGLEGSIWYETSSSAHSLMSDGVAAEQVKKFFFTSRRSHESGQHDESLEIYIPELLQASYSYYTWPSAPVLAWYLWEHREELLGKRVLELGSGTALPGIVASKCGAHVILSDSASFPKSLQHIKRSCELNGVLSQVKVIGITWGLFLSSLFSIGPLDVILGSDCFYEPSVFEDIVVTVAFLLEKNPNAKFLCTYQERSADWSIEHLLNKWGLSCTHISLAGLGADSGVTLAELMQDHTIHLLDIRRKN, via the exons ATGCCAGGTTTAGAGGGAAGCATTTGGTACGAAACAAGTTCATCCGCGCACAGCCTAATGTCCGATGGAGTCGCCGCCGAGcaagtgaaaaaattttttttcacgtctcgACGATCACACGAGTCCGGGCAACACGACGAGTCGCTTGAGATTTACATACCAGAG TTGCTTCAAGCCAGTTACAGTTACTACACGTGGCCCTCAGCACCCGTGCTAGCCTGGTATTTGTGGGAGCATCGAGAGGAGCTCCTAGGCAAACGTGTTCTCGAATTGGGATCAGGCACAGCCCTCCCAGGGATTGTAGCCAGCAAGTGCGGTGCTCACGTGATTCTCAGTGACTCAGCAAGCTTTCCAAAGAGCCTTCAGCACATCAAGAGAAGCTGCGAACTCAACGGAGTACTCTCCCAAGTGAAGGTAATAGGCATAACCTGGGGTTTATTTCTCTCGAGTCTGTTCTCTATCGGCCCACTGGACGTGATTCTCGGCTCTGATTGCTTCTACGAGCCATCGGTCTTCGAGGACATTGTCGTAACTGTTGCATTCCtcttggaaaaaaatcctaacgCAAAATTCCTCTGCACTTATCAAGAACGCAGTGCTGACTGGTCAATCGAGCATTTACTGAACAAGTGGGGCTTATCCTGTACACATATATCTTTAGCAGGACTTGGTGCTGATTCAGGTGTGACTCTTGCTGAGTTGATGCAAGATCATACGATACATTTGCTGGATATAAggcgaaaaaattga